The nucleotide sequence ttcttaGCTGGCTAATGGCTCTCGCtcctttgattttgattttactcTCAAGTCCTAAGGATTTCCTTATTACGGTCAGAGGAGATATTGGACAAGTCGTATGCCCTGTTTGCGAAGAAAATACGGTTTCAGTAGGAGAGTACATGCTCCGACACTTAGGAACATTAGCAGTAAAAAGTTACGAGGTAGCTTCGTATTTGATTAACCTTCACCAAAAAGCACTAGCAGGATCTACAAAGTTCTTTACACATTGGGCTATCGAAAAAATGGGTCCGCCACGGAAACGAGTTAAAACTTCTTCTATTGCTTTGTGGGTGTTATTCTGGGATGTTGTTTTAGTCATAGTTGTGGGTGTCATTTTTGGAGGAGTATGCCTCTGTCTATTATTATTAGGGTCAATTTCGCTTATTATTTTGTATTCACCATGGTGTAGTCTGATCCTTATCTGCTTTAGGAAACTTAGGCAAATGTCAAAAAAATGGATCATCATAGTTGTTTTTCATCTAGCCCTAACGGCAATATTAACAGGCGGCTGTTTGGTAGGGGGCCTTTCTTGTCGATGTATCACTCGCATGTTTGGCTTAGTTACTTTAGGTCTAGTGTTAAATGCGTCAGTCGTAGGCCCATTCCTAGCGCTCTCTATCGTTGCTTTAACAAACATTTATCTATGCTACTATAATCTGCAAATGCGCTACCGAGATGTGAAAGAAATGATTTCGGAGAAGTGGCAGACTCTTGATGAAAAACGTGAGCACGGCGCAGTTCCAGAAGATCTATTTTGGCGCATTTGCGGTGGCACGTCAAATTCAAAGAACGCAGTTCCACCAGTTAGGGGTGAAGTAAACCGCATGCTTGGAAAAATGGCCATCattttgatatttctatttttggttTTCTGCTCTGTATTTCTGGTGACTGATGCGAGCAGCATTTCAGCAGTGCCATCAACGATTGCTGTGTTTTTAAGCGGAGCTATTCCTAGCTTATTTTTCAAGGGATTGACAGACGAAAACCGATTTACGGGAGAAACAAAGGCGAGAATGATTAGAGAAATCGAGGAGGCGGTTACGGAGTACCAGGAAAATACCACAGTATAGTTATATAATCTGTTGCAAAATGATGCTGAATTTACCATATGAACTGGCTTAGGACTAATACAATGAAGGGTCATGATATCCCGAAAGTGACACGATCTTAAGTGCGTCTCTTTCTCAGCCTTTGCTTGGTTTCGTTAGGAAGGGTGCATCAGCTTTCCCGGCTACTACTACTTTTCATATTCATTCCTTAGTGCTTCTAAGTACTCTAAAAGGACACCATCATTTGTTAAGATATGAACAAGAAGCAAGATTAGATAGCTCATTGTTTTATTGCTAATCTTAGTCCTGATCCTAGGCGTACTGTGTTCTATCACTTATTAATCGTTGCTTGACTGAGTATTATGTATTTCAAGGCCTCAGtactgaaataaatatttcttaaattatattcaTGATCTTGTATTTTCTTTGGTATTGCGTAAAACAATTTCATAAATCATAATTCTTCCCCTCTACCCTCTCCTAGGAAGGGAGCCCGACTTATGACCTGCCACTAGCTTTCGGAGCTAAATCGGAGGTTCAGCAGACACAGCGGCAAAGTGAGTGCGCATGCTCGACGGATTTGGCGCGTTCGAGGAGCTTTTAGTGATTCCAACGTGAATGAATTTGTTGGGGGACGAACAGAACATCTTTTCACACTTTCTGGGCAGTTACTGATCTAAATCAAGTGGCAAATTTAATAGATTTTACTCCTATGGAAAGGACTAAAGAGGAAGTAGCGTTCATCGTGAGTTGTTTAAACTTATCCAGACATCTTAAGTGGTAGCTGTCGGTATGGATTTTGCAACACTGTTAAGGATGTCCTACCTCAATCCCTAAATTCACATCCGTTACTGCAAGATTTTTTTGTGTTGAATTAGAGAGAGACGAGGTTTGACAGAAACTTTCCTAAAAACTGAAACCTCATCAGTTTTGGTCTGCACTTATCTcccaaaaatgaaaacaaacaagcaatggGAATTTATAAATGCAGCCATTGTGTTACGATAGAAATAGTCGTCACTCATTTTGTCGCTGTAGAGGGCCTGCTCATGCCCAATCTCTTTCaacttcgttttcttttctcctaATGCGTGGTTATGTTCCAGCTTTAGAGAGATTaccagaaataattttaaaacagtaaGTAGCTGGTATATTAATgaaatgatgaaacaaaattgatcTGTGCTATCGCAAAATATCACAATGTGTCATTGTTCGCATATCAATTATTTGCCTCAGCCTTTGGCTTCCCAAATGATTGTCCCATCTGACCAGATATCTCGATGATTTGCCTATTTTCCTCTGACAAGTGATAAAGTACAGCAGTCCCTTGTTCAAAGATCCCTACAAACGTTGATACTCCTTCATGTGCTGTTTTTATGGCGTAATTTATATTAATGTTTAAAGTGTAGTGCGAGCCAACGAGAGTCCCAGTAACTTCGAGGTTTAAGGCCAAGccatgatttttcaaaatttatccTAACGATTTCTTCTGTTGcttgcagtgcaggcgtcttattagggcgaATTATAACTTTATAGAGCTTGCGATCGTTTATtcaaccggccatgtttgatttggagttagagtcgACGGTGAAGGGAAGGGGGCCTGGAAAGTCGTACTTTTCATTgcccaaccccctcccccctactTCTTTTTGACCTTCGCTCACCCTCTTGGTacaatttgttttctctccccagcctttcTCTGCTGTAAAAATTTAGGATGGCAGCTTTGATACTTGAAACTCGGCCGccgaaattactttttttctgcagGCTATCTCTTCTGTTGTGTTTTAGATCAATGTAAACTGTGTGCGCGACAAAAACTGAGTATATAAGTATATAATAAATATCACTTCTAAAATTACGGGACTGTCGCTAGTATCCACTCAACCTTTAATTAGCATGTATTTCGTGCTAAATGCTCACGTTTGCTTATGGAGTGGTCAGATTGTACTCGATCTCAAGTTTTTTTGATCAAAAGAATGTGAAGCATTCAGCACTTTGCCTTTTACAAAGTAAAGtttaaacaaagaaacgaaTCTTCAAATCTTTTCGATAAAAACGTACCAGAGCACTAATCGAGTATGCTGTCTTTGAGTGAGCGCGGTCGCGATTCTTACGGATATCGGCGAGTCATATTTCTCTTGATGATCCACGGAGGTTTTTCATCCGTTTTTGTAATCAACAATGGTGCGAAATGATTGTGCCGCAAACCAATTACCAGTAACAGACAAGTCTGTCTAGACAGAACAGTTTCCATCTGAACTGACTTAAGTTGCTGTTGTTATGATGCATTCAGTCAAGTGTTCATCGCCGCTTTAATTTCTTGTGAGAATAAATCGAAATTAAAGGAAACTAGAGTCTTGTTCGCCAGATTTGTAAgcagaattgaaatttaaaaaaaggattacAATGAAACTAATTACCACTATGAAATGCTTATTAAACCAGGGCATATCTGatatttacaaacaaaagaaaaaacaaaacaaacaaaggaaggaaagaaaagcaatGAAATATGTCTTTTAGTGTTTGGAGTTTAAGCAACTTATGTTGTTCATAGCACTTACTGAATGGACGTCCAAAGTGAATAATGCGGGGAAAAAGTCATATAGAACTATTGAAGAAAACGGTCTTGTGACCCAGCGCATGGTTGCTGTCATTCCCGATATTCAAACTCAAGAAGACCTTTCTCCAAATCACTGGGGTGAAATTTGGGATCAAAGCGTTTTTCAAATAGAAGAACTTGACATGAATCGTCGTTGTGATTGTCAAATTGTGCTTGGCAAAGAGTGCAATAAATGCAAATTATACAAAGAGCGAAATTACACTGAGGGccatgttttgattttgatcgttactaagaattttttttaaaatccacTCTGTTTTTAGAAATGATTCTAATTATCAACTGACGACATGTTTCTCAATGAAGGAACAATTTGCGCAAAAGCAGCTGATAATTGCGTGAATCAAGCAGACTTAAATCAGAAACCATGAGATAAACTAACGTTTTACACTTCCGAGTAGACTCTGGActttcttttctcctttcatTGGGCCCGGGGGCACTGggcaaatttgtgtttattttgcgCAAAAATCTGTCATCAGTTGCGTGagagtgtgatttttttcctgacTAAATCTTGACAAGCCTTACTCGAGGGCGCCATCGAAGTGTTCCCAGagcagaaaatatttttgtcggGCATGAAATCCGACctatttttaactcgtgaattgcgcgcatgcgcaagagcgagttatagatacgatgtggggaatggcattcgctcgctcgattggtcgattcctgtaaactttttttagattttaggcttttgagtgcatttgatagtttttggcgagcaataaacagccgaaatggcgacctttgttgctaagaatagtggtggggtgaaaaaaaaagccaatgataatcttaaaagagttttttttttggttttagtttcaacaagcggcgccagcgactggcaggcatgcaaggattcacactgaaataacagaacaaccttcgatttttcataaaattgtaatttacaatccttggacttgaaaacaatctaaagattcattgaaaatatcacttactgggaagcgctcggagtttacagatgttcaaaacctttttctgtcatagcgtgagattgaggacaaaattgatcattacgtttcgtcgcgtgtgtttttcctgtgtgaagcaacagaagatgccggcgactgacgaaataacaagttaacacgaaaatcaaataacacctaaacaaacaattttagctaccgattttcagtgaatttttaaagaacaattttcttttaagtttcaagacaatttgaagattcaacatacatacaacgtaataaaatgcgaaagttacacaccacaaaattgataaataggcctgaaatgaaatttgatcttgttattgattatacgttgcctagcacgtgagATCCAAAATGAtggtggcaggcttggcttagttatatcactcaaaactcgttcccgtttgtctcatttgataaagagggaatcgttaatgttttcattaagacagtattgccttgattttctaatatttacaacgaaagacagtaaatttcacttttcacccacatttacttccaaccttttcttttgaaccagaaaaaaaatgatagacgtttaaaacacatgacatcatccaccttgtcaaatgtaatagcatgatcatttcaattgtaatgccttcttatcccaacgttactttgtttctttgttacattagcgaacactgaactactgctcgtactctagatataacaatcaaccacaaaattccctaaatcagataacattaaacataatccaaaaaatcatgtgtcaattcacgagtttgctcacagagcactttgattaatTTGCACGCCGTGATTTTTAATTCGTTTAAAAAGGAAACCGTCAATCAAGAAAATCTGAACTCACTTTTCAAATGCCAAAATGATCAATTTTAACCCAGCAATCAATTGGTGAAGATGGAATATTTGTACCTTGGGATGGTACCTGACAATCATTATTCAGCAGTACTCGGACAACAACTATTATGACTCTCAAATTTATGTTTCAGCTGCGTCTCCAAGTTCAACTACTGTTCAATTTGTATATCCCTGTGATTGAAAATTTGCTGTTTTTCAGCGCAGCCAcgattgacaaatttaaaatttagcGGAGGAAATTTTGTCGAGGTTTTTGATGGATATAAACAAAGTTTAATAGCCCAGTGCGCCCGAGCCTATTTATATAGAACATTCTTCAACACCACTGGAATGCAGTTTTGCTTGCGGTTGTGTTTTCGCTCGTTAATTTACTCAATCAACAAGGTATCTAATCTCTACATGTGGTATAGGTGCAAAGTCTGAGGCTTTGTCCACACTTATCCGTATTCGTTTGAAAACgcaactctgttttcaaaaaaaaattcgtttccTCACTTGGCGTTTTCGCATCGTTTCTGCCCGTCCATACGTATACGATGAATCGATTTTTGAAAACGATAACTTTTAGACGATGACCCGATTTAACCTCATGATAGGATTCAGCTAAAAGTGAATGTAATATTAGATCTTCGTGGCTCcagaacaggaaaaaaagcaGATAGCCTGGATTACCGTCTGACTCTAATCAAAGCATGGCTGTCAAGTTTATCGCTCCTCtttctgtgtttcttttctttctctcttcttgtCAAGCCAAGCCGGAGAACTGCAGTGAGGCTCAGTGCAAGGTCTTACCGGTTAGAAAAGGGACAGCGTCCGAATTCCGCGTCAAGGCTTCCGAGAAGGGTGTTAGAATAGTCTACTTGGATTTGAAGTTCCGTAACGACAGCTACCGTCCATTAGAGTCAGAAAACGAGTTTCTCCCAAATAGATGGGTTTGGGCGAGTTTGATCAGCGAGCCAATGTTGTCTTTGTCCTATGACTATGATATTTTGTCTTTGGGCCTCCTTAAATACCAAACAAGAAGTATGGATGTGCTGCTGGAAGATCAACCAAGCGGATGCCTTGCGAACTTCAACTCATCCTGTCCAAAAAGGGCAGTTGGACGAGCACTTCTGAGTATGACACAGTTAAACTCGGGTGAACTTCCAGATAGGAATGTTGTTTGTGTTGCGATTATTACAGACGTTTCATCGAGCTTCTTTGATGGAAATGTTAAATTCCAGTGTTGTAAGAGGAGCAAAGACGAAAACACGGGGTCTGCTTACATTCAATGTGAGCTGGATGTTCAAGTTAGCGGTTGGTTTATAGCTTTTAATGGCACCCTCAACTTTTTGACTGTGCTAATGATGCTTTATTGTCCAGCGTTTCTCCTTTTCCTGCCGGATTCCATTATCAATCTTCAAGACGAGTGTAAAAGAGAAGAGCGACGCGAAAACGAGCAACAATCAGAAGACAGCCACCATGAACAACAATCAGAAGACAGCCACCATGAACAACAATCAGAAGACAGCCATCATCGACAGAGTAATCAACAAAGATGCAGGTGCGGATCAACCGCTGAAACTTCAGCAAATGTCAATGCAGAAAACAATTCAAATCCTCTCAGTGTAACTTTACTTACTCCGACTCACAGTCAACAGGCTAATTCCCAAATAGGCGAagataaatcaaacaaacacgTGCAAAGTTTACTTTATTTAGACGAACCAAATCCAATAACCTTCTCCTATTTTCTCAGAACCTATACTAAAGAATGtacagaattattttcatttcatttcaaacttgCTTTTCTCTTGTACGgcgttatttcaatttttacgtACCTAAAATTAGTACTAAACTACAttgtaaaaagtaattttatggAGGAGGTGCATAAAAAACCAAAGGCATCTCTGGTGGGACCGTTGTTTTCATATGTTTTCGATTTCCAAAGCTCATCTGACACGTTAATCGCTCTCCCtcctttgatttttattttattttcaagtccTACGGATTTCCTGATTACCGTCACAGAggacataaaaagaaaagtcatatGCTTTGTTTGCAGAGAAAATACGGGTTCTGCTAAAGATGACATGCTTCGACACTTAGGAAAATTAGCAGTAAACAGTTACAAGTTAGCTTCATGTTTAATTACCCTTCACCAAAAAGCACTATCAGGGTCTATAAAGTTATTTACACATTGGGCTCTTAAGAAAATGGGTCCGCCATGGAAACGAGCTAAAACTCCTTTCATTGCTTTGTGGGTGTTATTCTGGGATGTTGTTTTAATCATAGTTGTGGGTGTCATTTTTGGAGGAATATGCCTCTTTCTATTGTTACTAGGGTTGGTCTTGCTCATTTGTTGGTATTCACCGTGGCATAGTCTCATACATGTCGGTggcaggaaaaaaaagcaaatgttaAAAGAATCAAGGATACGCAACAAAAACCAGactttaaagtttatttttgtttggttatttCTGCATTTTTCTGTTGTACTCGATGCGGCAACAATAACAAGCTGCTGTGTCGTAGGGGGCCTGTCTTGTCGACATATCACTAACATGTGTGGCTTAGTTACTTTAGGTCTAGTGTTAAACGCATCAGTAGTGGGCCCATTTGTAGCACTCTCTATCGTTGCTTTAACAAACATTTATCTATGCTACTACAATCTCCAAATGCGCTACCAAGATGTGAAGAAAATGATTTCGGAGAAGTGGCAGACTGTTGATGGAAAAAGTGAGCACGGTGCAATTCCAGAAGATCTATTTTGGCGCATTTGCAGTGAAACGTCAAATTCAAATAACACAGTTCTACCAGTTAGGGGTGAAGTAAACCGCATGCTTAGCAATATGGctattattttgatatttcattttttggttttctgcTCTGTATTTCTGGTAATTGATGCGAGCAGCATTTTAGCAGTGCCATCAACGATTGCTGTGTTATTAAGCGGAGTTATTCCTGGGTTTTTTTTCAAGGGATTGACAAATGAAAAGCGATTTACGGGTGAGACAAGGATGAAAATGATTAGAGAAATCGAGGAGGCGGTTATAGAATACAAGGAAAATACCGCGGTAGAGTTGTATAATCTGTTGCAAAATGATGCTGAATTTATCGAATGAACTGGCTTTGGACCAATATATACAAGAAAGGGTTCTGATATCTCGAAAGTGTCGCGATCTTAAGTGCGTCCCTTTCTCAGCCTTTGCTTGGTTTCTTGAGGAAGGGCGCATCAGCTTTCCCAGCCACTACtatttttcatattcattcCTTAGTTCTTGTAAGTACTCTAAAAGGACATTATCATTTGTTAAGATACGAACTAGAAGCAAGATTAGATATCTCATGGATTTTTGCCAATCTCAGTCTTCATGCTAGGTGTGCTGTGTTCTGTTGCTCATTAATCGTTATTGACTGAGTATTATGTATTTCAAGGCCTCAGtactgaaataaatatttcgtaAATTACATTCATGATCTTGTATTTCCTTTGGTATTGCCGAAAATAATTTCACAGATCATTATTCTGCCCCTCTTCCCTTTCCTGAGCAGGGACTGTTACTGATGTGAACCAAGTGGAAAATTTAATGTAGTTTTCTTATGGAGAGGACTGAAGAGAAGGTAGCGTTCTTTTAATTATAGTTCATTGTACGCTATTTTAAACTTATCCAGACATCTTGAGCGGAAGCAGTCGCTACGAATTTTTAACAGTGGTACAGATGCTCTACTTCAATCCCTACGTATTGTTACAACATTTTTTGTGTTGAATTAGATAAGTGAGAGACGAGGTTTGAcagaaactttcctgaaaataGAAACCTTGTCAGTTTTGGTTTATGCTTATctccaaaaaatgaaaacaatcaatgGGAATATTATAACTGCAGCCATAGTGTCACCATAGAAATAGTCGTACCCATTCCTTCACGTGCCTCCAACTTCTCTTGAGTAAGAAGCTTGCGCACTGATTTTGTCGCTGTACATGGCCTGGTCATTCGCAGTTTCTTTCAACTTCGTTTtgca is from Pocillopora verrucosa isolate sample1 chromosome 7, ASM3666991v2, whole genome shotgun sequence and encodes:
- the LOC136282275 gene encoding uncharacterized protein isoform X3, producing the protein MAVEFITPFSVFLFFLSSCQTEAGNYSEAQCKVLTVGEGTASEFRVKASDRGVRIVYLDLKFRNDSYRPSESENEFLPNRWVWASLISEPMLSLSYDYDILSVGLLKYQTRSMDVLLEDQPSGCLANLNSSYQNKIVGRALLNMTQLNSGEPPDRNVVCVAMIEDYFNDFLWSFFDGNVRFQCYEMSKEETTESTSIQYSIFNLQEECKKEERRAIEEQSEDSHHRQGSLQRSRYGSTDEALVNVNAENSDSVPLVTLSIPTQSQEAYSQSLLYLDEPNPITFSYFLRNYTKERTELFSFHSKFAFLWYCVIPIFVYLRLGLNYIVESKFMKEVHKKPKASLVGPLFSYLFDFQGFLSWLMALAPLILILLSSPKDFLITVRGDIGQVVCPVCEENTVSVGEYMLRHLGTLAVKSYEVASYLINLHQKALAGSTKFFTHWAIEKMGPPRKRVKTSSIALWVLFWDVVLVIVVGVIFGGVCLCLLLLGSISLIILYSPWCSLILICFRKLRQMSKKWIIIVVFHLALTAILTGGCLVGGLSCRCITRMFGLVTLGLVLNASVVGPFLALSIVALTNIYLCYYNLQMRYRDVKEMISEKWQTLDEKREHGAVPEDLFWRICGGTSNSKNAVPPVRGEVNRMLGKMAIILIFLFLVFCSVFLVTDASSISAVPSTIAVFLSGAIPSLFFKGLTDENRFTGETKARMIREIEEAVTEYQENTTV
- the LOC136282275 gene encoding uncharacterized protein isoform X2, whose product is MAVEFITPFSVFLFFLSSCQTEAGNYSEAQCKVLTVGEGTASEFRVKASDRGVRIVYLDLKFRNDSYRPSESENEFLPNRWVWASLISEPMLSLSYDYDILSVGLLKYQTRSMDVLLEDQPSGCLANLNSSYQNKIVGRALLNMTQLNSGEPPDRNVVCVAMIEDYFNDFLWSFFDGNVRFQCYEMSKEETTESTSIQCELDVQVSDSIFNLQEECKKEERRAIEEQSEDSHHRQGSLQRSRYGSTDEALVNVNAENSDSVPLVTLSIPTQSQEAYSQSLLYLDEPNPITFSYFLRNYTKERTELFSFHSKFAFLWYCVIPIFVYLRLGLNYIVESKFMKEVHKKPKASLVGPLFSYLFDFQGFLSWLMALAPLILILLSSPKDFLITVRGDIGQVVCPVCEENTVSVGEYMLRHLGTLAVKSYEVASYLINLHQKALAGSTKFFTHWAIEKMGPPRKRVKTSSIALWVLFWDVVLVIVVGVIFGGVCLCLLLLGSISLIILYSPWCSLILICFRKLRQMSKKWIIIVVFHLALTAILTGGCLVGGLSCRCITRMFGLVTLGLVLNASVVGPFLALSIVALTNIYLCYYNLQMRYRDVKEMISEKWQTLDEKREHGAVPEDLFWRICGGTSNSKNAVPPVRGEVNRMLGKMAIILIFLFLVFCSVFLVTDASSISAVPSTIAVFLSGAIPSLFFKGLTDENRFTGETKARMIREIEEAVTEYQENTTV
- the LOC136282279 gene encoding uncharacterized protein yields the protein MAVKFIAPLSVFLFFLSSCQAKPENCSEAQCKVLPVRKGTASEFRVKASEKGVRIVYLDLKFRNDSYRPLESENEFLPNRWVWASLISEPMLSLSYDYDILSLGLLKYQTRSMDVLLEDQPSGCLANFNSSCPKRAVGRALLSMTQLNSGELPDRNVVCVAIITDVSSSFFDGNVKFQCCKRSKDENTGSAYIQCELDVQVSGWFIAFNGTLNFLTVLMMLYCPAFLLFLPDSIINLQDECKREERRENEQQSEDSHHEQQSEDSHHEQQSEDSHHRQSNQQRCRCGSTAETSANVNAENNSNPLSVTLLTPTHSQQANSQIGEDKSNKHVQSLLYLDEPNPITFSYFLRTYTKECTELFSFHFKLAFLLYGVISIFTYLKLVLNYIVKSNFMEEVHKKPKASLVGPLFSYVFDFQSSSDTLIALPPLIFILFSSPTDFLITVTEDIKRKVICFVCRENTGSAKDDMLRHLGKLAVNSYKLASCLITLHQKALSGSIKLFTHWALKKMGPPWKRAKTPFIALWVLFWDVVLIIVVGVIFGGICLFLLLLGLVLLICWYSPWHSLIHVGGRKKKQMLKESRIRNKNQTLKFIFVWLFLHFSVVLDAATITSCCVVGGLSCRHITNMCGLVTLGLVLNASVVGPFVALSIVALTNIYLCYYNLQMRYQDVKKMISEKWQTVDGKSEHGAIPEDLFWRICSETSNSNNTVLPVRGEVNRMLSNMAIILIFHFLVFCSVFLVIDASSILAVPSTIAVLLSGVIPGFFFKGLTNEKRFTGETRMKMIREIEEAVIEYKENTAVELYNLLQNDAEFIE